One window of Gemmatimonadaceae bacterium genomic DNA carries:
- a CDS encoding polyphosphate kinase 2 family protein, translating to MLLKPVSSRDRLQLRDKDASPPKSLGSGAELEKQLHKLLDRLGGLQEVFYADGRRALLIVLQGRDASGKDGVVRTVIGAGNPAGIRVTSFKAPSPVELAHDYLWRVHQVMPEKGMMGIFNRSHYEDVLVVRVHELVPEEMWSKRYDQINDFERILTENGTVILKFFLHVSHDEQKQRLRERVDDKTKNWKFNAGDLDERNRWDEYTGAYLDVLRRCSTKWAPWYVVPADSNKARNYLVAKRIVETLEGLDLSYPKPKTDLKQYLKTLK from the coding sequence ATGCTTCTGAAGCCAGTGTCATCCCGCGACCGTCTGCAGCTCCGCGACAAGGACGCATCTCCGCCCAAATCGCTTGGAAGCGGCGCCGAGCTCGAGAAACAGCTCCACAAGCTGCTCGACCGGCTGGGGGGGCTGCAAGAGGTCTTTTACGCCGATGGACGGCGCGCTCTGTTGATCGTGCTTCAGGGGCGCGACGCATCCGGCAAGGACGGCGTGGTGCGTACGGTGATCGGGGCGGGAAACCCGGCTGGCATCAGGGTCACTTCGTTCAAGGCGCCATCGCCCGTCGAGCTCGCACACGACTATTTGTGGCGCGTACACCAGGTGATGCCGGAAAAGGGAATGATGGGAATCTTCAACCGGTCTCACTACGAGGATGTGCTGGTTGTGCGCGTACACGAGCTCGTTCCCGAAGAGATGTGGTCGAAGCGGTACGATCAGATCAACGACTTCGAGAGGATCCTGACCGAGAACGGGACGGTGATCCTCAAGTTTTTCCTTCACGTGTCTCACGACGAGCAGAAGCAGCGGCTGCGCGAGCGGGTGGATGACAAGACCAAGAACTGGAAGTTCAACGCGGGCGACCTCGACGAGCGGAACAGGTGGGACGAATACACCGGTGCGTATCTCGATGTCCTCAGGAGGTGCAGTACGAAGTGGGCGCCGTGGTATGTCGTTCCCGCCGACAGCAACAAGGCCCGCAACTATCTCGTCGCAAAGCGGATCGTGGAGACGCTCGAAGGGCTGGATCTCTCGTACCCGAAGCCGAAGACCGACCTGAAGCAGTATCTGAAGACACTGAAATAG
- a CDS encoding GNAT family N-acetyltransferase, producing the protein MLAPALKRLDVHAAREEDLAAALALVEFERQKNHWVDRIPELLQDAVLKPDGEHRACVAVRDGEVVGFGVYGIVAGTVGTGILYSVLVAPRSRRAGIGQCILSYIATELSNTGARKIFTEVPGDPYLMRYRALLISYGFMEESRVENYYRDGVPQIISRFDL; encoded by the coding sequence GTGCTTGCCCCAGCCCTGAAGCGACTCGATGTCCACGCGGCGCGCGAAGAGGATCTCGCCGCCGCGCTTGCGTTGGTGGAGTTCGAGCGGCAGAAGAACCATTGGGTTGACCGGATTCCCGAGCTGCTGCAGGATGCCGTTCTCAAGCCGGATGGTGAGCACCGCGCGTGCGTTGCGGTTCGGGATGGCGAAGTCGTCGGCTTCGGAGTGTACGGAATCGTCGCCGGAACCGTCGGAACCGGAATCCTCTATTCCGTGCTGGTGGCGCCGCGCTCACGGCGGGCCGGAATTGGGCAGTGCATCCTTTCCTACATTGCGACCGAGCTGTCGAATACGGGGGCGCGAAAAATATTCACCGAAGTTCCGGGCGACCCATACCTGATGCGCTATCGAGCACTGCTCATTTCGTATGGGTTCATGGAGGAGTCCCGGGTCGAGAACTATTACCGCGATGGGGTCCCGCAGATAATCTCCAGGTTCGACCTGTAG
- a CDS encoding polysaccharide deacetylase family protein translates to MFNRIAAAVLLLASAACTKGDIAPASSTAGTPSAATPANTPPGPASASNTTGTSGGTTAVDSARIPNELGRIPVVEYHLIDTAGGRYARERGRFARDLELIYQKGYRPVSISQLLDRKIDLPRGLSPVVFVFDDASPSQFRYIEKNGQLEIDPTSGIGIWMKFREKHPDWTNKAVFCMLSGATAGRSFFGDRGIEGQKSEWRFKKVQWLKDQGFELCNHTLWHANLGKYSDTVVQEQIARGQMAIDSALSGYKVRTFALPLGVWPKNRALAKSGSWTDPKTKQVVRYDNEAVLEVSGGPTVSPYDPAFNPLSIKRIQIFDNQLEHVLDRLDKNASRYVSDGDPDTVAKPTGK, encoded by the coding sequence ATGTTCAATCGAATAGCAGCCGCAGTACTTCTCCTCGCTTCTGCCGCCTGCACGAAAGGCGACATCGCCCCCGCATCATCCACCGCGGGCACTCCCAGTGCCGCCACACCAGCTAATACACCGCCCGGACCGGCAAGCGCCAGCAATACCACGGGAACTTCTGGTGGCACTACGGCCGTGGATTCCGCGCGGATTCCGAATGAGCTCGGCCGCATTCCCGTCGTCGAGTATCACCTGATAGACACCGCCGGTGGACGCTATGCCCGCGAGCGCGGCCGATTCGCCCGCGACCTCGAGCTCATTTACCAGAAAGGCTATCGGCCGGTCAGCATCTCGCAGCTTCTGGACCGGAAAATCGATCTCCCTCGCGGACTGTCTCCCGTCGTTTTCGTCTTCGACGACGCATCACCCAGCCAGTTCAGGTACATCGAGAAGAACGGACAGCTCGAGATCGATCCCACGAGCGGAATCGGCATCTGGATGAAGTTCCGTGAGAAGCACCCCGACTGGACGAACAAGGCCGTTTTTTGCATGCTCTCCGGAGCCACCGCCGGCAGGTCGTTCTTCGGCGATCGTGGAATCGAGGGCCAGAAGAGCGAGTGGCGCTTCAAGAAGGTGCAGTGGCTGAAGGACCAGGGTTTCGAGCTCTGCAACCACACGCTCTGGCACGCCAACCTCGGCAAGTATTCCGACACCGTAGTGCAGGAGCAGATTGCGCGCGGGCAGATGGCGATCGACTCGGCGCTTTCCGGCTACAAGGTCCGCACGTTTGCGCTGCCGCTTGGCGTATGGCCGAAGAACCGCGCGCTGGCGAAGTCCGGCTCATGGACGGACCCGAAGACGAAGCAGGTCGTGCGGTACGACAACGAGGCAGTCCTCGAAGTTTCCGGCGGCCCGACCGTGAGCCCGTACGACCCTGCGTTCAACCCCCTCAGCATCAAGCGCATCCAGATCTTCGACAACCAGCTCGAGCACGTTCTCGACCGACTGGACAAGAACGCGTCACGCTACGTCTCGGATGGTGATCCCGATACCGTGGCAAAGCCGACAGGCAAGTAG
- the lpdA gene encoding dihydrolipoyl dehydrogenase has protein sequence MKSADVVIIGSGPGGYVAAIRAAQLGLSTVCVEMEETLGGTCVNVGCIPSKALLTSSEHYEFARLHAAEHGVKFEGVSADLPTMLKRKDAVVAQNTKGIEFLFKKNGIEWAKGRGTLKAGNVVEVTGADGVVTSYHARNVIIATGSVPIELPFLRFDEQRVLSNIGALTISEVPKELIVIGGGVIGLELGSVWRRLGAKVTVVELFPTILPGNDAEIIKEADRIFRKQGLDIRVGTKVVGAKREGDRLKVDVEKDGKTETLEADYVLVSVGRKPSLTGIDAAALGLTLGKRGEIAVDAQMRTNLPNVYAIGDAVGGKLLAHKAEEEGVIAAEVIAGHHAHMDYKSMPSVVYTWPEIATVGLAEHEVKESGREYKVGKFPFSANGRARTMAETNGFVKFIADAKTDELLGCHIIGANASDLIQEVVLAFEYRGSSEDIGITVHAHPTLSETVKEAALGVLGRSLHI, from the coding sequence ATGAAATCCGCAGACGTCGTCATCATCGGCAGCGGACCGGGCGGATACGTCGCCGCGATTCGCGCTGCGCAGCTCGGACTCAGCACCGTCTGCGTTGAGATGGAAGAGACGCTCGGCGGAACTTGCGTCAACGTCGGATGCATTCCGTCGAAGGCTCTCCTCACATCATCCGAGCATTACGAGTTCGCGCGCCTGCACGCGGCCGAGCATGGGGTGAAGTTCGAGGGCGTGTCGGCCGACCTTCCGACCATGCTCAAGCGGAAGGACGCGGTGGTCGCACAGAACACAAAGGGCATCGAGTTCCTGTTCAAGAAGAACGGGATCGAGTGGGCGAAGGGACGCGGCACCCTGAAGGCGGGCAACGTCGTCGAGGTCACCGGCGCCGACGGTGTGGTTACGTCGTACCACGCGAGGAACGTCATCATCGCCACCGGCTCCGTTCCCATCGAGCTGCCGTTTCTCAGGTTCGACGAGCAGCGCGTTCTCTCCAACATCGGCGCGCTCACCATCTCCGAAGTGCCAAAGGAGCTGATTGTCATCGGCGGTGGAGTCATCGGCCTCGAGCTCGGCTCGGTCTGGCGCCGGCTCGGCGCGAAGGTGACGGTCGTCGAGCTGTTCCCGACGATTCTTCCCGGGAATGACGCCGAGATCATCAAGGAAGCCGATCGCATCTTCCGGAAGCAGGGACTCGACATCCGCGTGGGCACCAAGGTCGTCGGCGCGAAGCGCGAAGGCGACCGGCTCAAGGTTGACGTCGAGAAGGACGGCAAGACGGAGACTCTCGAAGCCGATTACGTGCTCGTCTCCGTAGGCCGCAAGCCGTCGCTCACCGGCATAGATGCGGCTGCGCTCGGCCTGACGCTGGGCAAGCGCGGCGAGATCGCAGTGGACGCGCAGATGCGCACCAATCTTCCGAACGTCTACGCGATCGGCGATGCTGTCGGTGGCAAGCTGCTGGCGCACAAGGCGGAAGAAGAGGGTGTGATCGCGGCCGAGGTGATCGCCGGCCATCACGCTCACATGGATTACAAGTCCATGCCGTCGGTCGTCTATACCTGGCCGGAGATTGCCACGGTTGGACTCGCCGAGCACGAGGTGAAGGAGTCGGGACGCGAGTACAAGGTCGGGAAGTTTCCGTTTTCGGCGAACGGCCGCGCACGGACGATGGCGGAGACGAACGGATTCGTGAAGTTCATCGCCGACGCGAAGACCGACGAGCTGCTCGGGTGCCACATCATCGGCGCCAATGCATCCGATCTCATCCAGGAGGTCGTGCTCGCATTCGAGTATCGCGGCTCATCGGAAGACATCGGGATCACCGTGCATGCCCATCCGACCCTTTCCGAGACGGTGAAAGAGGCCGCTCTGGGCGTGCTCGGCCGATCACTACATATATAG
- a CDS encoding DUF1800 domain-containing protein — translation MPTGRGMERRRDILFTAAILALSPGLDLRDARAQTVSPSSRQKASVPRLDHRELAADQQIIHALNRLTFGTRPGDAQKIRAIGLDNWINQQLHPERIDDSVLDVFLDRYSILKQNQNELLAQYTEAQRARQMVRRAADDTTRGVSRDDSMAFQRIAQSRRAVVGELQSARVARAVAGNRQLEEVMTDFWLNHFNVFAQKGPPQPYYLVQYERDVIRPNALGTFRNLLGAVAKSPAMLFYLDNARSMVDSTRPRLASINRARGRALPPELRQRVNQLRNGGLNENYGRELLELHTLGVDGGYTQQDVINVARALTGWTIERPMAGGGFVFRPVMHDAGEKIMLGHKLKAGRGIEDGEDILDIVARHPATARYIATKLVRRFVSDDPPTALVDRAAAVFMKTDGDIREVVRTIVTSNELFSQRAFRSKVKSPFEVVVSAMRAMNAQPDSTPRTAQVIAYLGQPIYGHQAPNGYSETGDAWMNAGAILNRINFGIAAASNRVPGARVSAIPGLDSLDAAPRAKQVDAVVSVLLGGAVSADTRAVLLSGENLLLANAAATGNQDASMQAMDVRRRAPGNGPSGAARANPLGRPGALLPQLAGIAQVVGLALGSPEFQRR, via the coding sequence ATGCCAACAGGCCGTGGGATGGAGCGTCGTCGCGATATTCTCTTCACAGCCGCGATCCTGGCTCTGAGCCCGGGGCTGGATCTCCGCGATGCGCGGGCGCAGACCGTCTCACCCTCGAGTCGCCAGAAGGCGTCGGTGCCGCGACTCGATCATCGCGAGCTGGCCGCCGACCAGCAGATCATCCACGCGCTCAACCGGCTCACGTTCGGCACGCGGCCGGGCGATGCTCAGAAGATTCGCGCGATCGGCCTCGACAACTGGATCAATCAACAGCTGCATCCCGAGCGGATCGATGATTCGGTGCTCGACGTATTCCTCGATCGCTACAGCATTCTGAAGCAAAACCAGAACGAGCTGCTCGCTCAATACACCGAAGCGCAGCGCGCTCGCCAGATGGTGAGGCGCGCCGCTGATGACACGACGCGAGGCGTCTCACGCGACGACAGCATGGCGTTCCAGCGGATCGCGCAGAGCCGTCGGGCGGTGGTTGGAGAGCTCCAGTCCGCCCGTGTCGCCCGCGCCGTTGCGGGCAACCGGCAGCTCGAAGAGGTGATGACCGACTTCTGGCTCAACCACTTCAACGTCTTCGCGCAAAAGGGGCCTCCCCAGCCGTACTACCTGGTTCAGTACGAGCGCGACGTGATCCGGCCCAACGCTCTCGGGACATTCCGGAATCTCCTCGGCGCCGTGGCAAAGAGTCCGGCAATGCTCTTCTATCTCGACAACGCGCGCAGCATGGTGGACAGTACGCGCCCGCGTCTCGCAAGTATTAACCGTGCGCGCGGCCGTGCGCTTCCGCCCGAGCTGCGCCAGCGAGTGAACCAGCTCCGGAATGGCGGGCTCAACGAGAATTACGGACGCGAGCTGCTCGAGCTTCACACGCTCGGCGTTGATGGTGGGTACACGCAGCAGGACGTCATCAACGTCGCCCGGGCGCTGACCGGCTGGACGATTGAACGGCCGATGGCCGGCGGCGGATTCGTCTTCCGGCCGGTGATGCACGACGCCGGCGAGAAGATCATGCTCGGACACAAGCTCAAGGCCGGGCGCGGAATCGAGGATGGCGAAGACATTCTTGACATCGTCGCGCGGCATCCGGCCACGGCGCGCTACATCGCGACGAAGCTCGTGCGCCGGTTCGTGTCGGATGACCCACCGACGGCTCTCGTGGATCGGGCCGCCGCGGTGTTCATGAAAACCGATGGAGATATCCGCGAAGTCGTCAGGACGATCGTCACGTCGAACGAGCTATTCTCGCAGCGAGCGTTCCGCAGCAAGGTGAAATCCCCGTTCGAGGTCGTCGTCAGCGCGATGCGCGCGATGAACGCCCAGCCAGACAGCACGCCGCGTACCGCGCAGGTCATCGCGTATCTCGGCCAGCCCATCTACGGACATCAGGCGCCCAACGGATATTCCGAGACCGGGGATGCATGGATGAATGCGGGCGCCATCCTCAACCGGATCAACTTCGGAATTGCCGCGGCTTCAAACCGTGTTCCCGGCGCTCGTGTGAGCGCGATTCCGGGACTCGATTCACTGGATGCGGCGCCGCGTGCGAAGCAGGTTGACGCGGTCGTCTCGGTTCTGCTCGGCGGTGCCGTATCAGCCGATACGCGAGCGGTGCTGCTCTCGGGCGAGAACTTGCTGCTGGCAAACGCAGCGGCGACAGGTAACCAGGACGCTTCGATGCAGGCGATGGATGTGCGGCGGCGGGCGCCAGGCAACGGACCCAGTGGCGCCGCGCGGGCAAATCCGCTCGGGCGGCCGGGCGCATTGCTTCCGCAGCTCGCGGGAATCGCCCAGGTGGTCGGACTGGCGCTCGGCTCGCCCGAGTTTCAGCGCCGATGA
- the odhB gene encoding 2-oxoglutarate dehydrogenase complex dihydrolipoyllysine-residue succinyltransferase has protein sequence MLSIKVPPLGESIVEATVSRWVKKKGDTVASGDTIVELETDKITVEVPAPRAGVLASLEVAEGDVVKVDQVLAELDETAAGVAAPAAAAAPAAPATPAASAAAAASAPPGPAEAKSSPAARRLAADTGVSIGDIAGTGRGGGVSKPDVAEHVARGGTAAPVLAPTPRAPAPQAGFAPVPAVAGERETREKMTTRRKRIAENLLQSQHATAHLTTFNEIDMSAVNALRERMKEKVEKEHGVKLTFMPLFVKATCMALESFPVVNAQIDGDSIVYKHYVNMGIAVASDAGLVVPNIKDAHRKGIIEVSRDISAVAMRARDGKLSMDDLMGGTFTITNGGVFGSLISTPIINYPQVGILGLHKTQDRPVAINGQVEIRPMMYIALSYDHRIVDGQQAVLFLIRVKELLEDPASMLIS, from the coding sequence ATGCTATCCATCAAGGTGCCCCCGCTGGGTGAGTCGATCGTCGAAGCAACCGTGTCGCGCTGGGTGAAGAAGAAGGGGGATACGGTAGCGAGCGGCGATACGATCGTCGAGCTCGAGACGGACAAGATCACGGTAGAGGTCCCGGCTCCGCGTGCCGGCGTGCTCGCTTCTCTCGAGGTTGCTGAAGGCGATGTCGTGAAAGTTGACCAGGTACTGGCCGAGCTCGACGAGACCGCTGCAGGCGTGGCGGCTCCCGCGGCTGCGGCTGCTCCTGCTGCTCCAGCGACGCCGGCGGCCTCTGCTGCCGCGGCGGCTTCTGCTCCGCCCGGCCCGGCCGAGGCGAAGTCATCCCCCGCTGCGCGGCGCCTTGCCGCAGATACCGGAGTTTCGATCGGAGATATCGCGGGAACCGGACGCGGCGGCGGCGTAAGCAAGCCGGATGTCGCAGAGCACGTGGCCAGGGGCGGAACCGCGGCACCTGTTCTCGCGCCGACTCCGAGAGCGCCGGCACCACAGGCCGGATTCGCCCCTGTTCCTGCGGTCGCCGGCGAGCGTGAGACACGTGAGAAGATGACCACGCGGCGCAAGCGCATCGCGGAGAATCTGTTGCAGTCCCAGCACGCAACCGCGCATCTCACGACGTTCAACGAGATTGACATGTCGGCGGTGAACGCGCTGCGCGAGCGGATGAAGGAGAAGGTCGAGAAGGAGCACGGAGTCAAGCTGACGTTCATGCCGTTATTCGTGAAAGCCACGTGCATGGCTCTCGAGAGCTTTCCGGTCGTCAACGCGCAGATTGACGGCGACTCGATCGTATACAAGCACTACGTCAACATGGGAATCGCGGTCGCATCCGACGCAGGGCTCGTGGTCCCCAACATCAAGGATGCGCATCGCAAAGGCATCATTGAGGTCAGCCGCGACATCTCCGCCGTCGCCATGCGCGCGCGGGACGGCAAGCTGTCCATGGACGACCTCATGGGCGGCACGTTCACGATCACCAACGGCGGTGTTTTCGGATCGCTCATCTCCACACCGATCATCAACTACCCGCAGGTCGGCATCCTCGGCCTTCACAAGACGCAGGACCGGCCCGTCGCCATAAACGGGCAGGTCGAGATCCGCCCGATGATGTACATCGCGTTGTCCTACGACCATCGCATCGTGGATGGACAGCAGGCGGTGCTGTTCCTCATTCGCGTGAAGGAGCTCCTCGAGGATCCCGCATCCATGCTCATCTCCTGA
- a CDS encoding DUF1501 domain-containing protein, translating to MERRAFVKSGALALVTIGLSPSFLRRTVFGAELLKAPKGKTLICLFQRGAADSLNIVVPHGDASYYALRPSIAIPRPTGLARTVSRDAAIDLDGFFGLHPSLAPFKPLYDRGILAPVHAVGSPSATRSHFDAQDYMETGTPDVKGTPDGWLNRYLAVKGTCDECHVSPFRAVALTQQTPRIMEGANKVVAMNSLDEFTLRATGSQADRLEALYRTGSADLVHGTGKEMFEAVKMLKAANPQKYAPRRGAEYPRSQFGHRLMQIAQLIKVDVGLEIAFADVGGWDTHVNQGAATGQLALRLDDFARSIAALVTDLGDGMDDVLILTMSEFGRMARENGNRGTDHGHAGALFVIGGDVKGGKVHGKWPGLAQEQLYEGRDLALTTDFRSVFSEVTSRHLGATKLDRIFPGFAPQPGSWLGLV from the coding sequence ATGGAACGCAGAGCATTCGTAAAATCGGGAGCGCTGGCCCTCGTCACGATCGGGCTCAGTCCCAGCTTCCTCCGCCGCACCGTGTTCGGCGCCGAGCTGTTGAAGGCACCGAAGGGCAAGACGCTGATCTGCCTCTTTCAGCGCGGTGCGGCGGACTCACTCAACATCGTCGTCCCCCACGGCGACGCGTCGTATTATGCACTCAGGCCTTCGATCGCGATTCCGCGGCCGACTGGACTCGCACGAACCGTGTCACGCGACGCGGCGATTGACCTGGACGGTTTCTTCGGGCTGCATCCGTCGCTCGCGCCGTTCAAGCCACTGTACGACCGAGGTATTCTGGCGCCGGTGCACGCCGTGGGAAGTCCCAGCGCCACGCGGTCGCACTTCGACGCGCAGGATTATATGGAGACCGGCACGCCCGACGTGAAGGGCACGCCAGACGGCTGGCTCAATCGCTATCTCGCCGTGAAAGGGACGTGCGATGAGTGTCACGTGAGTCCGTTCCGGGCCGTCGCGCTGACGCAGCAGACACCGCGCATCATGGAAGGCGCCAACAAAGTCGTGGCGATGAACAGTCTCGACGAGTTCACTCTCCGCGCGACGGGCTCGCAGGCCGATCGCCTCGAAGCGCTGTATCGCACCGGTTCGGCGGATCTCGTGCACGGCACTGGCAAGGAGATGTTCGAGGCGGTGAAGATGCTCAAGGCCGCCAATCCACAGAAGTACGCGCCGCGCCGCGGAGCGGAGTATCCGCGGTCGCAGTTTGGACACAGGCTGATGCAGATCGCGCAGCTCATCAAGGTCGACGTCGGGCTCGAGATCGCGTTCGCCGATGTCGGTGGATGGGACACGCACGTGAACCAGGGAGCGGCGACGGGTCAGCTTGCGCTTCGTCTCGACGACTTCGCCCGTTCGATCGCCGCGCTCGTCACCGACCTCGGTGACGGGATGGACGATGTCCTGATTCTCACGATGTCGGAGTTCGGTCGGATGGCGCGAGAGAATGGCAATCGCGGAACGGATCATGGACACGCCGGCGCGCTGTTCGTCATCGGCGGCGACGTCAAGGGCGGAAAGGTGCATGGCAAGTGGCCCGGCCTCGCGCAGGAGCAACTCTACGAGGGCCGCGACCTTGCGCTGACGACCGATTTCAGATCCGTGTTCTCCGAAGTGACGTCGCGGCATCTCGGCGCGACGAAGCTCGACAGGATCTTCCCCGGATTCGCTCCGCAGCCCGGAAGCTGGCTGGGATTAGTCTGA
- a CDS encoding PBP1A family penicillin-binding protein translates to MMQFRQWKIEIRRDVALKVALAISILGVIALDAWLATCGFDSCPTPGQIQAYQPDEGGRIFDRNGALMGRLAIVRRLNVPISQVPVFVRQAFIATEDRRFYKHKGVDWRGFVRAAFRNVKAGGVRQGFSTITMQAARNSFVVRKYRNRSLPQKMIELRVARLMERSLTKDQILQLYLNAIYMGNGVYGIEAASRDLFGKSVSRLALPEAAMLAALPKAPSYYTPRRNPRRALARRNLVLGLMVKEGYVSKGRLSGLAATGLQIARDEWRPDTRGDSYALDAVRAFTDSVLKDRDDDVSDYTVYTTLDRRAQIAADRAVARRASAIQSESSGWWNGTRHSIQGAAVAIDPRNGDIRALTGGRRYERGNYNRALKAKRQPGSAFKPFVYVAALAAGYSPASDVRDEPVEVVQGRNVWSPSNYNDSYLGLITFRRALMRSSNAAAVRVSQSVGLSRIIEGAHRLGIDSDIPNYPAVALGAADVTPIELVRAYSPFANGGFRITPRLVRRIESRDGEVLWSSETIAPEQVLDPRDAYELTSMLRAVVDYGTGRPIRDYGAKGMIAGKTGTTNNGTDVWFVGYTPNLVAAFWFGYDDPHAISHDASGGRLASPAWAEFYTQGWREAVPPGSWQPPPGVSEAVMIDPTTGWIANEWCPARKLEYFKPGTGPHTECMEHGPPDEEMPGWADSGEIGRKVERQADRLGKKIQKALGRIFRF, encoded by the coding sequence ATGATGCAGTTCAGACAGTGGAAAATAGAGATCCGCCGGGATGTGGCGCTCAAGGTCGCTCTCGCAATAAGCATTCTAGGCGTCATCGCACTCGACGCCTGGCTTGCCACCTGCGGGTTCGACAGCTGCCCGACCCCCGGTCAGATCCAGGCATACCAGCCCGACGAGGGCGGACGCATCTTCGACCGCAACGGCGCCCTGATGGGCCGCCTGGCGATCGTCCGACGCCTGAATGTACCCATCTCGCAGGTTCCGGTGTTCGTCAGACAGGCGTTCATCGCGACCGAAGATCGCCGGTTTTACAAGCATAAAGGAGTGGATTGGCGAGGTTTCGTCCGCGCCGCGTTCCGCAACGTGAAGGCGGGCGGCGTCCGCCAGGGATTCAGCACCATCACCATGCAAGCCGCCCGCAACAGCTTCGTGGTGCGGAAGTACAGGAATCGCTCGCTTCCGCAGAAGATGATCGAGCTGCGCGTCGCGCGGCTGATGGAGAGGTCGCTCACGAAGGATCAGATCCTTCAGCTCTACCTGAACGCCATCTACATGGGGAACGGCGTCTATGGAATCGAGGCGGCGAGCCGCGATCTGTTCGGCAAGAGCGTGAGCCGGCTCGCTCTGCCCGAGGCGGCAATGCTCGCCGCACTGCCGAAAGCTCCGTCGTACTACACGCCCCGGCGCAACCCGCGGCGCGCCCTTGCGCGACGCAATCTCGTGCTCGGCCTGATGGTGAAGGAGGGCTACGTGTCGAAAGGCCGGCTCAGCGGCCTGGCGGCCACGGGTCTCCAGATCGCGCGCGACGAGTGGAGGCCGGACACGCGCGGTGACTCGTATGCGCTCGATGCGGTGCGCGCGTTCACCGACTCGGTATTGAAGGATCGTGACGACGACGTCTCCGATTACACCGTATATACGACCCTCGATCGGCGCGCACAGATCGCCGCCGACAGAGCGGTGGCACGCCGCGCATCGGCGATCCAGTCCGAGTCGAGCGGATGGTGGAACGGCACGCGTCACTCGATACAGGGCGCGGCCGTCGCGATCGATCCGCGGAACGGCGACATCCGCGCTCTCACGGGAGGCCGGCGTTACGAGCGTGGCAACTACAATCGCGCGCTGAAAGCGAAACGACAGCCGGGGTCGGCGTTCAAGCCGTTCGTGTACGTCGCCGCGCTCGCCGCGGGATATTCCCCCGCCTCGGACGTGCGCGACGAGCCGGTGGAAGTGGTGCAGGGCAGGAACGTGTGGTCGCCCTCCAACTACAACGATTCATATCTCGGGCTGATCACCTTTCGTCGCGCACTGATGCGCTCGTCGAATGCTGCCGCGGTCCGCGTCAGCCAGTCAGTGGGACTGTCACGGATCATCGAAGGGGCTCACCGGCTGGGAATAGACAGCGACATTCCCAATTACCCCGCCGTCGCGCTCGGCGCCGCCGACGTGACGCCGATCGAGCTCGTGCGCGCGTACTCGCCTTTCGCGAACGGCGGTTTTCGCATCACGCCTCGTCTCGTCCGCCGCATCGAATCGCGTGACGGTGAAGTGCTGTGGAGCAGCGAGACCATCGCACCGGAGCAAGTGCTCGATCCGCGCGACGCGTACGAATTGACATCCATGCTGCGCGCAGTGGTGGACTACGGCACGGGACGCCCGATCCGCGACTACGGCGCGAAGGGAATGATCGCCGGCAAGACCGGAACGACGAACAACGGTACCGACGTCTGGTTCGTCGGGTATACACCCAATCTCGTCGCCGCATTCTGGTTCGGATACGATGATCCGCACGCGATCAGTCACGACGCGTCGGGCGGTCGCCTTGCGTCACCCGCCTGGGCGGAGTTCTACACGCAGGGATGGCGCGAAGCAGTACCGCCGGGTTCGTGGCAGCCGCCGCCGGGGGTGAGCGAAGCGGTGATGATAGATCCGACGACGGGGTGGATCGCCAACGAATGGTGTCCCGCCCGCAAGCTCGAGTACTTCAAGCCCGGCACCGGCCCGCACACGGAATGCATGGAGCACGGTCCACCAGACGAAGAAATGCCGGGCTGGGCCGACTCGGGTGAGATCGGTCGCAAAGTCGAGCGTCAGGCCGACCGTCTCGGGAAAAAGATCCAGAAAGCGCTCGGAAGAATCTTCAGGTTCTAG